The following are from one region of the bacterium genome:
- a CDS encoding DUF5661 family protein, with the protein MSSKKHISDEEAKKIGEKLGVKWDKFDVDQFRRGMDVELEHGTVDAWTNVTNDDPLTTGKIALAHLNEFADYYDRLEKMEKEADKFWGKE; encoded by the coding sequence GTGAGCTCAAAAAAACATATCAGCGATGAGGAAGCAAAAAAGATCGGCGAAAAACTCGGCGTAAAGTGGGACAAGTTCGACGTGGACCAGTTCCGAAGGGGCATGGATGTCGAACTGGAACACGGAACTGTCGATGCCTGGACGAACGTGACGAACGATGATCCGTTGACAACCGGCAAAATCGCGCTCGCGCACTTGAACGAGTTTGCGGATTATTATGATCGGCTTGAAAAAATGGAAAAAGAAGCTGATAAATTCTGGGGGAAAGAGTAG
- a CDS encoding pitrilysin family protein, translated as MKYFIATILISAVVISCARQSSITEYQLSNGLKVIIIPFKKGELISMVTLYSIGETSDPLEKSGMAHLIEHLYVTSAAGAFPSRDINRFMADYPKGWNAQTGMDYTVIATVFPKRQLDAELRMAAARMKSIDITENDLDREIPRIEKELINMYDRIPMLASQNLSAEMLLGSQLKERKGGVSEQIRTITVDELRARASTFYKPVNAQIIVCGPVEPGKIRKRIDKLFSNIQTGEPVPAKTVTPLPGHKKLQIKDITPSFPNAQSCVALSYRAPSPADRLHPAYLVLVHRLQVNSQALEFSPNTLLVFYAALDRPEVISLVLPVENQENPEAALDRLEKYVDEIRIRKIDNEEIIASRRNFNFIFCRETYPNSVLAGDSYGVAFAIGRKKQLGINGDTLMQQIDAVTQEELSAAGEYFALEKSAAAIIKIRKY; from the coding sequence ATGAAATATTTTATCGCAACGATATTGATCTCTGCCGTAGTAATATCCTGCGCGCGGCAATCATCGATAACTGAATACCAGCTTTCCAACGGGCTCAAGGTCATTATCATTCCCTTTAAAAAGGGAGAGCTTATCTCCATGGTCACATTATATTCGATCGGTGAAACCAGCGACCCGCTGGAAAAATCAGGCATGGCGCATCTTATCGAACACCTTTACGTCACCTCAGCCGCCGGAGCATTTCCGTCCCGGGATATCAATCGCTTTATGGCTGACTATCCAAAAGGATGGAACGCCCAGACCGGCATGGATTACACGGTCATCGCCACAGTTTTCCCCAAGAGACAACTTGATGCGGAGCTCAGGATGGCCGCGGCCAGGATGAAAAGTATCGATATCACCGAAAATGACCTCGACCGGGAGATCCCCCGGATCGAAAAGGAACTCATCAATATGTACGACAGGATCCCGATGCTCGCCAGCCAGAACCTTTCGGCGGAAATGCTTCTCGGCTCTCAGCTCAAAGAGCGCAAGGGCGGGGTGAGCGAACAGATACGGACCATAACCGTTGACGAACTGCGCGCGCGCGCGAGCACCTTTTACAAACCGGTCAATGCGCAGATCATTGTCTGCGGGCCCGTGGAGCCGGGAAAAATTAGGAAGCGGATCGACAAATTGTTCTCGAATATCCAGACCGGTGAACCGGTCCCAGCCAAGACCGTTACTCCTTTACCTGGCCATAAAAAATTACAGATCAAAGATATAACACCATCTTTTCCAAATGCCCAGTCCTGTGTCGCTCTATCATACAGGGCTCCCTCTCCGGCAGACCGATTGCATCCGGCTTATCTGGTTTTAGTACATAGACTTCAGGTAAATTCGCAGGCATTGGAATTTTCCCCGAATACGCTCCTGGTTTTCTATGCTGCCCTGGACCGACCCGAGGTCATAAGCCTTGTTTTGCCGGTTGAAAATCAAGAGAACCCCGAGGCAGCCCTTGACCGGCTTGAAAAATACGTGGATGAGATAAGGATCCGGAAGATCGATAATGAGGAAATCATAGCCTCAAGACGGAATTTCAACTTTATATTTTGCCGGGAGACCTACCCAAACAGTGTGCTCGCGGGCGATTCATACGGCGTCGCCTTCGCCATAGGACGAAAGAAACAGCTCGGCATTAACGGCGATACGCTCATGCAGCAGATCGACGCTGTAACCCAGGAGGAGCTTTCGGCGGCGGGAGAGTACTTTGCCTTAGAAAAAAGCGCTGCAGCCATAATCAAAATCAGAAAATATTGA